The window AGGTCTATgaagagcaccacataatctggtactacaggTGGGAAGTTGCCcgtaggactatgtcctggctgctCAGTTGGTTCAGGTACCTTCATTAGTAGTGTGGTTTGGCGACATTATGTCGGGGTAGATTGAGGATTGATAGGAAcgtccatgtacaaaaatttcaacctgcgtgtaagatacacaaaggggcagtgttgagttgtttactttttactcacctagtggttgaaaaagtagcCACGTGAGGTAGGGCTCAACGCTAGCTTATCACGTAACGCACTTCGACCCAGAATGTTCTGAATATTGCTGATGTTGAGAATCGGCTGAATAACATGTGTTTTAGATCTTTAGACCAATAATCTAAAGAGTGTTTGGACCAATAGAGTTTTAAACCCAGAAAGTTTGGAATATCGCAGAATGTTAACATGTGTTTTAGATTTCCAGACCAATAATCCTACATCTAGATTGTTCAGGCCAATAGAATATAAAACCCATAAAGGTCTAAATATTGTTGAATGACATGTGTTTTAGATTTCCAGACCAACAATCTTacatgtagaatttaaaaaccTGAATGGTCTGAATAGCGCTGAATCCTAATCTGGCCTTAGAACTTATCCATCACTATTCCAGATATGGTGTCATTATGATTAAAAGACCACCTTTTTGGtcatatttaagatattattAAGCGTTTTACAAATTGTATATCCTCCAAAAGACTAATCTTTCGATCTTCTTCCAACTTCGAGATTTCTTAACTCAAAGTTAGAAAGAACTATTACTATCCAAAAAATATATCTCagcaaattgaaaaaatttttaaataacaagaaaacaatATCTGGAAAATTGAAGCAAGTATAACAGAGGTTATTTTAAAGTCCACAAATTGGACTTTTCAGATGGCATAACAAATGTTTTCGGGCTGTCAAACTTGATGTAATGGAGAAATTCGTATTTTCGGGGTCAGGTCAATCCTTTAATCTCTAGGTTAACAATTTGTTAGCCAATGTTACATAGGAGACATGGCCTTATATGGAAGACAGGTCCTTATGTGAGAGACAGGTCCTTATGTGATTTTCCGAAGTAATCTCTAGGTCACattgaaattttacttaataccAACATAAATACATTACCGATTAGTTGATTAACTCTTCTTTCGGGTTTAAGGGTTAGTCATGAAccgatttttgaaaattatgaaCTATATTAATGTAGGTCATTTACAGAGAGTATAAATGGACCGACTTTTTATCAAGTATCTTAATTACATTTAGATTAAGGATTCGATTTAGTCTACGAGGCTAAAACCAGAGGATCGGTAGAAAGTTTTGAACCCTAAGGTGTATGTATATCAAAAACGTTGTTCTGCATATTTTATCCGGTGAATTCACCGGTCTGGTGGTAATATATGAAAATCGTTCTTCTggatattcatatttttattagaagGAAATATTCAGCTCAAAtcgtttaaacaatttttttttaatttttcccattttttacAGGCAATCCATTTAGGTTTACTCCTAAGTACCTTTATTTTCTCCATGGCCAGTGCTAAATACGatagtttaatatttatggCATTAGCGGGTGCAGCTCTAGTTTGGACCACAGTGGTATCACACAACTACTTTCACAAACGTGACAACTGGCAAATGTATGCTTTCAATTTAAGTATGATGAATTTTACAGCGTGGCGTATATCCCATTCTCTATCACATCACATCTATCCAAATTCATATATTGATCTGGAACTATCAATGTTTGAACCACTTTTGTGTTGGGTACCAAGTCcacatataaaaagtaaaatgatgCGCTATGTATCGTGGGTAACTGAGCCGTTTGCCTATATGATTGCATTTTTCCTGCAACTACTAACAAGGTTCGTATTTTAATTACGAAACTTCAGAAATATTATCAGAATAACTTTGttctttttgtataatttcagaattttttattCCCTACGTAAGACGAATATTATGTACTGGCATGATTTAATCTGTCTTTCTTTGCCTCTATCCATGTATTTATGTTCGAATTATTCCATTTTCTGGTGTTTGCGTCAATGGATCTTTATAACAGCCATAGCTAGTTTTTCTTTCTGTGTTATTGGCTTAAATGCCGCCCATCATGATCCGGAAATATTCCATGAAGGTGATGCCAATCGTGAAGATCGTGATTGGGGTCTTTATCAAGTCGATACTATAATCGATCGTGGCGATCTTAAAGGTTCTCAGTTCTTGGTCTTGACCCACTTTGGTGATCATGTTCTGCATCATTTATTCCCTACATTAGATCATGGCATTTTGCCTCAATTGTATCCTGTACTTTACGAAACATTGGAGGAATTTAAATGTGAACTAAGAGAAATTAATCATTTGGAACATATTATTGGTCAACACAAACAGTTACTGAGAATTGAAACTAATCCTAAACCTCCGGGTTCTAAAtagatttgaaaaaatttctttgataagttaattaaatttaggttttaaaaataataaatattataaaaatgtggTCTCATCTATTTTTTCTGCGGGGATCAGCTAAAGGATACACCTTTCCATGTGTTGCTAATCCTATTGAAGCATTTTTTGATATCATAACTTGTGTTATAGTTAGGTAAAcattatatttctgtttctgggtcttcagtATAGAACCTCAGACCCACTTTTTACCGCTtcaccaagacattctatctgggatcagatCATATTCTGTGTCTGATATACGATGAACGCATTGCACGTCTTATATCCAATCTGCATGTACTCTAAACTCCCTGTggtagtttgatattacactttgGTTCCAAAGCAGTCATCCATTTTTATAGCCAAATCGTCATATTAGAACTAAGACCCTATTTCACACTATAGTCTTCCTACATATCGACCAGCACTggtgtgccttgttgatcctatcctctatgtggtgtttccattttaaattttggtattacacctaagtacttaactttgtttGTCACCGTTATCTTCTTGTCTAggaaggttttaagtaggaaggacgtaagacttatctgGTTCTGGTATAAATATGAACCTTGGATCTTGTAATTTAAATGGGTTATATGTCAATTCTAAGAATGCAGTGAATATCTGTGACAGATGTAGGGAAACTGCCGAAAAAATGTCACCtggccctgcagctttataaGAAGCAAAGCTCTTGATTGCTCCCTTAACCATGCTCAGTTGGTTACTACAGTTTGAGAAGAGTTATTTGTAAAGAATTTGGAGTGTTTTGGAATGACATAATAGTTGTTTAAACTACTTGACCTACTCTCGGCTTAAGTCTAGAAGCTAATCCGGATCGGATGATACAATGTCATTCTTCTTACAATATTGTAGCTCTGCATACTATGAATCTTTatatattaatgttatttattggtttccATGCCTTTGGAAAAGAGTTAGCTGATACCTAAACATCAACTCGCCAAAGGATTACTTCTATTGTGACCGAAAATAACTTGCGGGCTTGCAAAGTGAGTCGGAACTAATCAGAAGCGGGGCTTATAAAagattcttttagaaaaatcgCGTGTAGGGTAACATTTTCTTCcgacgaatgtatcatttatgatcagaaaatgagctCTAAAACGACCAGTATTTAGACTCATAAATTACTCAAAATAGATGCAAAAATCAGAAGTGGGACTCATAAAAGAGTCTTTTAGGATATTCGCGGGTAGGGTACCATTTTCTCCATACAAATGTGATCAGAAAATGAGTGCATTAAggatcattttaatttttgcagaagagtcataaatgactcgaatgtgatcaacattttcaaaaaattctagcTGAGTAGCAAGCTGACATGTACATATCTTTATCAAGATCAATATCAATGTCCGGGTAGTCTGCAATTTAATTTCTCCTATTGTCCTCATGCACTAGAACCCGTATTGTTGCGACTGTGAAATGTCAGATTTGAGATCAAATTGGAAGATATTTTAAACTTATCGAGGCAAAGTCCCATATTTTGGTGTAGACTGTTATCGCACTATCCCGAAGCTCAGTTCATGCACCCCAGTTATGTCTTGTCGGTATTTGGTTTcgaaaagttctttaaaatgtttattgcgTAATTTTCCTATTGTTGGTATTCTAACAtctggttaaaaaaaaaacaaaattataattatctGAAGAAATCTATCACTTGAAGTTCTGAAGGGTTATCAATCTTGTATTTTCAGATCTAGTCTAACTACTCATATTTTagttctatttatttaaaagaaattatagtcggacctgtttcaaaaagtaaaatgtgatttagtttataaaacatttgagttgaattataccttgcctcagctatatttaagccatttattgttgaataaaactgtggacattaaagtcaaattttgaaggtgggtttttataggggctagggtcaaatgagaccctatAATTCAAGAGTTCAAGAGGGTCATAAAGACTAGTATATAACTTAGTTTTGCTGcttcaaattttgaagggggcttttttgTTCGTtaatggttagtgttctagtcaggcagaccggaggtggtgggttcgattcccacccgtgtcACGAGTTAAAGAGCACACAACAGGCCCAATAGAGTCCTAAATGTATTTCTTCGggtttgatgtgtatacatcctcctttcaaactaacgaactaactacaaacttcagcacaaacccaatataccctccaccacttAATATctcaattttcttttgttaccTATTCGTATTTCATAGTTTTAATTGAAAGACTTTAtatagttgttttttaattgatttacatttattttgttccttttttgtATACTTGTtcctttcttttaatttattttatattttaaatattatcattattatgtatatttttaaattatttaaatttaaatgttttgattaattaaaaaaataacataaacataAGCGCCATAAGATGAGGGTGTTTATTAgtttgtttgtgtttgtgtCTCTGTGTTGTTGTAATGTTGAGTGAGTGAGTGATTGATTGATTGAGTCAGTGtaaaagagagaaagagaatgGGTAGAAATAGAAGTAAAATGTGCAAAAGTTGTTTATTGATTAAACTGTATGGAGTCCTTTTGTATGAATGCATGTGTTCGTTCTCCAATATCAGTCAAATATCAATGTGTATGTGTGAGTGTAAAGTGtgcattttacaataaatacataaataaataacatttcttttggttttattttgttttgtttttttttttaaatattcttatttattgAAGATGTGTAGTaaatgtgtgttttgttttattataaatttctcttttttcgactttcgacACAGACAACTAGACAACTAGATTTAAACCtaaacgtacatatgtatggatAGTATTAAGTTTTATGACGGGGCTTAAGTCATGTTTttcataatacaaaaaattattataattttatatatatatatataaaaaaattaaacatttttcttgtgtttttttttaatttttcatttacaacAATATGAGTAAAGGTTGTGTGTTCTGATGTCAGAGAGCATGTATGGCGAAAGTTACTACACTAGGAAAATTCATTCTTTCTTCTTTCCACTTTtcatcattatttttgttttgtccttGTTAGGCTTCTTATGTTggtattttacaaaatacatttaGTTGGATACTATCTCTAGTattagtatatatattatttttggtttttgagtttttgttgttgtgataTTTATGCCTAAGTGCATTCTTATCCTCCCGTCGTTCGATTGTTTatagttgttgatgttttttttttaataaattttttaaattgttttttatttctttttttaattagaaaaacaaaaagtgttgtaaaatatttataaattaaagtaaaataaaataattatgaaatagtattaataaaataaattaaaatgttttaatggcATTTAGAAATCTTCGGGAGCAAGGTCGAATCTTGGTGGGAAAGCCATACCGTCCAATTGTGGCCGCACGGACATAGCACGGGGCTGTAGAGGGGAAGAGAGACAAAacgaatttattaaatataaatatatttcaacacAAGGTTAAAAAGAATGAAGCATGCATGATTAAACAAACAATGAGAGAAAGAgagataaatgaaaaaaaaatacatcaccaagagaacaacaataacaacaagataTTACTGAATACTTTACAATACAAAACTCAAAATGAGAGGAATATTGTATAGAGAAAGGGAAAGAGAAATAAATTTCTCCTCGAATGATCGAGTTTTGGAAAGTGAAATGACAGGATcatgaatttgtattttttgtttctttaaacttCTCATAACAGAAAAATGAGAATGAAAGACAAGGTGGTGAGAGGAAAACAAACAACTCAACACGTTACAAGTGCAAGTAATGATAATTcaatgtatatgtatgcatcatatatgtgtgtgtattcaTTCAATGATTTGACACGCAACATTGGCTGTTTTCTTTTGGGTTCGGGATTTGCAGGATTTGAGAAAAATGGGCCTCTTGGCCACTTCGAAACTTACAAATGTAATGAAAGATTGTTTACTGGTCCAGCACACTTTTGCGACCACCTTTAGACGCTGCCGGCTATTGTTGttgtacacacacacatacatatacaattattatagtagtagtaattgttgttgtagtagtagtatagttgtaataataataaaattatcatattATATCGTTATAAAAAAAGCAGAGATATTTCTAATTCAGCTCGATTTCTACTGATCTGACTATgacactttttgtttttttttaattgcgaTGAGATTGATGCTTTTGGTGATGAAATAGTTTGGGTTTTGTAAGctggttgtttatttttttttattttttttaaatatatttttttttcgatttggtttaaagtaataaattgaATGTTGAATGTTGCATTTCTTTTGTTGAAAAAGAGATGCATAAAGCTTTTACTTATGATCTAgtttctctttttgtttttttttctaattgaaTCTCTATGTGGACCGTGTGAATCATTTACAGTGCCATTTTGCGTAATTTAAATCTGGATGTGGTAATAATTGCAAgagattttgttttgaaatagaaTAATAAAGAGAAAATGATCGTTATTATTTGGCAAATGGTTGGCAGTTGATAAAAAAGCATTCGAATTTAGAGATGGATGATTTTGGTTTGGACACTTACCGCGGGGCTGGCACCACGACCAACGGAACCGGCACGTCCCTTGGCACGGAATTTGCTGATGGCTTGTTCAGCCAAATCGGCACGTTCTTCGGCTTCTTCAAGTTCTTGTTGGGCTTTGCGGAATTTGGCCAAGTTGAGGGCGGCGATTTCTTCGGCTTCTTCGATTTGCCTCTTGTATGTCTTGATCTTTTGTTGGAGTTTGTCAACCAAGTCTTGCATACGTTCGTGGTTCTTGCGATCTTCTTCGGATTGGAAGCTCAATTCCTTAACGCGACGTTCGGATTTGCGGAGGTTCTTTTGGGCATCGGCGTGTCTTCTTTGTTCACCATCCAATTCGTTCTCCAATTCGCGGACACGTTGTTCCAATTTTTGGATAGCCTTCTTGCCACCCTTGAGGGCGTTGGCTTCAGCTTCATCCAAACGGACTTGCAATTCCTTGATTTGTTGTTCAAGGGCCTTTCTGAGTTTCTCTTGGGTTTGGGCGTGGTCTTGTTCAGCGCGGAGTTCATCAGCAAGACGGGCAGCATCAACCATAGCCTTCTTGGCCTTCTCTTCGGAGTTCTTGGCTTCGTTCAACAATTCATCCAAATCAGAGTGGAGTGTTTGGAGTTCAGATTCCAATTTCCTCTTGGCAGCGGAGATGGAGGCGTTTTGGGCGGAAACTTCGTTGAGTTGTTCGTGGGCATCGGCCAATTCTTGTTCGGCTTGGCGACGACCGCGATCGGCTTGTTCGAGGAGGGTGCGGGATTCTTCCAATTCGTTTTGGAGGGCGTTGGCACGACGTTCAGAGATACCCAATTGTTCGCGGGCATCATCACGAGCTCTTTGTTCTTCTTCAAGGGCGGTTTGGATGTCCTTGAGTTGTTGTTGGTAGCGTTTGATGTTCTTTTGGGCCTCGGCGTTAGCCTAATTATAATGATATAAATACAAGTATTTAGTAAAATAGTTTCGTAATAAGGACAGCTCTTGTATATATGAGAAGCTTTGTGTGTGTTAAGAAACTTACCTTGTTGGCGTGATCCAAAGCAATTTCCAATTCGTTGATGTCGGCTTCCAACTTCTTCTTCATGCGAAGGGCCTCAGCCTTACCCTTGGCTTCGGCTTCGAGGGAGGCTTGCATGGAGTCGAGAGCACGTTGGTGGTTCTTGCGGGTGTTTTCGAATTCTTCTTCCTTCTCTTGGATGCGGCGATCGATTTCTTGACGAACTTGAGACAATTCCAATTGAGCGCGCAATACCTTGTTTTCTTCTTGTTCCAAAGCAGCTTCAGCTTCTTCGAGGGCGGCTTGGAGTTCATCCTTTTCGGCTTCCAAGCGTTTGCGAGCCTTTTCGATTTCGTGGATGTTGCGGCCACCTTCACCGATTTGGTCGAGCAAGTCCTTAACTTCATCAGCCAAGTTCTTGTTTTCACGACGGACGGCTTCCAATTGTTCTTGGCCTTCTTCGTAGGCACCCTTGAGACGGAACAATTCGGTGGAGTAGTTGCGGCATTCCTTTTGGGAGGCATCAAGTTCAGCAGCCAAATCGTCAACCTTGAGTTTCCATTCGCCAATGATCTTGTCGAAGGCCTTTTGTTTCTTCTCGGCAGCGTTGGCAATAGCGTTGGCACGGTCGACTTCCAATTGCAAGTCTTCGACTTCGGTGGACAAGCGTTGCTTGGTCTTTTCGAGGCCAATGCATTTTTGGTTGAGGGATTCGATGGTTTCCTCGGCTTCGGCCAAGCGAGCTTGCAACTTCCTCTTGGCTTCTTCCAATTCTTCGGAGCGGGCAACACCATCGGATTCGTACTTGCTGCGCCAGATTTGAGCTTCAGCGTTAGCCTTGCTGAGTTGACGTTGCAAATCGGCCTTGCCTTCAGCTTCTTCTTCTACTTGTTCACGGAGGTTATCCAAGTCGTGTTCCAAGTTGCGGAATTTGCCCAAAAGGGTAGCACGTTCACGGGCTTCTTCATCAGCCAAACGCTTGGTATCTTCCAATTGAGTGGTGAGGGAGATCTTGATCTTGGACAATTGGGAAACTTGGGATTCGGCTTCTTCCAATTGGCGCAAGAGGTCGGAGTTTTCAATGGAAAGCTTCTTCTTGGCGGCATCGAAGTCGTTGAGGGTTCTGTTGGTTTCATCCAATTTGGATTGGACTTCGTTGAGGGTGTGTTGCAATTGCTTGGCAATCTTTTCTTGGGCAGCCTATATTTCAAACGATTGATAATGGGATAATTTATTAGTAACGAATAGAAATATTTGGGACAATGTAATTTTGTATTTGGCAATTGTGTGTACTATGtacaattagttttttgttagcAAGGATTCTACATATTTTGGCAAGGATTAGTGCGGTAGTAAagtattttcacaaatattctaCATGTTAAAATCACAGGCCTTATACAAGACAAGTCCTTGAGATTCATTAGATTCAAAGCAGAGCTATCAGAGATTTGTTCAAGAATCCTTCGGATTCCCAAACTGACTCTCTCAAATCTACAATAATAATCAGCAAAATGTACAGCGGCGTTTTTATTTCGTTTCTAATTAAAGGAGTCAAATGTATGTATACCTTCTCGTTGGTAATGTGGTCAACACCAGCGCGGAGATCGTTCAATTGACCGTAGTATTCGTTCTTCTCCTTTTCAGCCCTAGATTGGTGATaaagtaagtttttgttttagttagaATGTGTTAAATGTGTGTGTAGGGAAATATTAATCAAAGTAAAACGTTGCTTCTTGAAAATCCATCTTGTAGCCGTCGGAAGAGAAAGACAGAAATGCCGCTtttcaaatcttttttaaattgaattaaaggaatttattatactttgtttgtgtgtgtgtgatttttGGGAGGTTTTGTACAAAGAAGGGTTTTTATTGTGTAATTTGTGCAATATGTGTGATGATCCTCGAAAGGATTCATTACCTTATCACGAGCAAGTTGATCGCAGGCAGAACGAGTTTGGTTCAACTCATTGTGGCAAGTCTGGCGATCGTGTTCAGCCCTGTTATTATAGggagaaattttaagaaaattttaatatttgtttttcaaaaaaacacttAAGACACGTTCAACACAGACAAACACGACTGGCAGTACAAACATTACTTTCCACAGCTACAACTTTGGAAGAAACAAACTGAAAAGAAAGATTTCAAGTGATTAGAATACTTACTTAGCCTTCAATTTGTTGAGTTGATCAACTTGTTCGGCCATTTCAGCGATAGCATCGTTGTGCTTCTTGCGCAAGTTAGCCAAGGTAGATTCGTGTTGAATGTTGGCTTCTTCCAAGTCACGACGCAATTTGCTGAGTTCGGCTTCACGCTTCTTGTTGAGTTCAATTTGGGCAGAAGTAGCACCACCGGCTTCTTCAAGACGTTCACCCAATTCCTCCAATTCGCGAGCCAAATCAGCACGTTGTTTCTCAGCCTTGGCGCGAGCTTGACGTTCGGCTTCGACTTCTTCTTCCAATTCTTCGATGCGGGCTTGCAATTCCTTGATTTGGCGTTGGTGCTTGCTAACAACAACTTGTTCATCTTCCAATTTGGCGGTGATGGAGGACAATTCCTTGTCCTTGCGTTGGATGGTTTGTTCCAATTCCTTCTTGTTGCGTTCCAAATCGGAGACGGCTTCTTGGGTAAGTTTCAAGTCACCTTCAACCTTGCGCTTGGATTTCTCAATATCACCACGCAATTTCTTCTCGCGTTCCAAGGAGTCTTCCAATTCATCCAAGGTTTGTTCCAACTTAGCCTTGACCTTGTTTAAGTGGTTGATCTTGTCTTCGGCAGCTTGGAGTTCTTCACCAGTCTTCTGGTTGCTTTCACCTTGCATCTTCTTCTCCTTGTTCAACTTGTTGATGAGTTCGTCTTGGTGGGCGATTTCATCGTTCAAGTTGCGGATTTGGTGGTCCTTGGTGGCCTTATCTTGTTCAGCCTTTTGGACGTTCAATTCCAAGTCTTCAATGTCCTTCTTGAGGCCAGAGATTTCTTGGTCAGCCTTCTTCTTCTGTTGGAACAATTGGTTGCGGGCATCTTCCTCTTGAGTCAAGCGCTCTTGGATGTCCTATATGTATATGGGGTAAATAATAAATGTCGTGTGTGAGTGATATGAATTGGCTAAGATCTATATTTAGcacaaatcaaaaacaaaattgccataaattttgttattgggAAATCAAAGCACATAATTAgtcattttttctattaaattatgATTCCGTTCGTTGAGTTTTTGATGACCATATTTGCTTCACTGATTTCCACAATTCATTGACAATCTTGATTTTTtgcttgttttaatttttttttttaggaaatttgaaAATACTTACGCGCAATTGGTTTTCGAGGTCGTTCTTTTGAGCTTGGAGTTTAGCGCATCTTTCTTGGTAATCTTGCAAGGCACCCTTTTCACCAGACAAGGAGTCCAACAAGGCAGTCTTTTCAGCTAACAACTTAGCATTAAGGGCTTCCAATTCCTTGCGTACCTTAACTTCGGCAGCATGAGCTTCTTCAGCCTTCTTAGCCTTCTCTTCAAGACGCTGTAAATCAGAATTAGAAGATTTATTAGTGGTTTCAGATGTTGCAGCTTGTGGTGTTGGCATTGCTGGTTCGGGTTCTTGTAAAGGAGCTGGTGTCGTTTCTGCAGCCACTGGTTCTTCGGGTTTAATTtcagttgctgctgctgctgctgcagctgcTGGAGTTTCCTCAGCACTGGCAGTATCTGATTTTGCTTCAGCTGGTGGTGTAGCTGAGCCAACTTCTTCagatttttcacttttttcagattttttcgattttttcacttttttatcttcagccatttttaatgaatattattttgagattattgaataaatttgttttaattttacttttgcaaaattttttttgaaattgtttggtttttgtatttaaaattttatttgaattaattatCGTTTAAATTTGCTGCAGCTATAGTTGCTTGTTGTTCGTTTAAATCGTTTAGATGAAGTATGAATTATGTGTTCGCTTTAGCCCAGGTAACTATTAGATCCGTTTAGCTACTGGTCAACAACTGGAATGCTTGCAATTGCAAAGTGCTCGATgaattttcaaattcaaaattcaaattaattttaattagcaaCGCCCAACAATTATATCAAATCATATTGAATAATGttaatatgtgtgtgtgttgagTACTTACTCACAATTTATGCA of the Lucilia cuprina isolate Lc7/37 chromosome 2, ASM2204524v1, whole genome shotgun sequence genome contains:
- the LOC111678371 gene encoding myosin heavy chain, muscle isoform X16 — encoded protein: MPRPIASQEDEDPTPYLFVSLEQRRIDQSKPYDSKKNCWVPDEKEGYLLGEIKATKGDIVSVGLPGGETKDFKKDQLQQVNPPKYEKAEDMSNLTYLNDASVLHNLRQRYYHKLIYTYSGLFCVAINPYKRYPVYTNRCAKMYRGKRRNEVPPHIFAISDGAYVDMLTNHVNQSMLITGESGAGKTENTKKVIAYFATVGASTKKDESQKNKGSLEDQVVQTNPVLEAFGNAKTVRNDNSSRFGKFIRIHFGPTGKLAGADIETYLLEKARVISQQSLERSYHIFYQIMSGSVPGVKDMCFLSDNIYDYYNVSQGKVTVPNMDDGEEFQLADQAFDILGFTKQEKEDVYKITAAVMHMGGMKFKQRGREEQAEQDGEEEGGRVAKLFGCDTAELYKNLLKPRIKVGNEFVTQGRNVQQVTNSIGALCKGVFDRLFKWLVKKCNETLDTKQKRQHFIGVLDIAGFEIFDYNGFEQLCINFTNEKLQQFFNHHMFVLEQEEYQREGIEWTFIDFGMDLQMCIELIEKPMGILSILEEESMFPKATDQTFAEKLTNTHLGKSAPFQKPKPPKPGQQAAHFAIGHYAGVVAYNITGWLEKNKDPLNDTVVDQFKKSQNKLLVEIFADHPGQSGGGEQAKGGRGKKGGGFATVSSAYKEQLNSLMTTLRSTQPHFVRCIIPNEMKQPGVVDAHLVMHQLTCNGVLEGIRICRKGFPNRMVYADFKQRYQILNPRGIKGVDDPKKCTKILIESTELDDDQYRLGNTKVFFRAGVLGQMEEFRDERLGKIMSWMQAWARGYLSRKGFKKLQEQRVALKVVQRNLRKYLQLRTWPWYKLWQKVKPLLNVSRVEDEIARLEEKAKKAEEAHAAEVKVRKELEALNAKLLAEKTALLDSLSGEKGALQDYQERCAKLQAQKNDLENQLRDIQERLTQEEDARNQLFQQKKKADQEISGLKKDIEDLELNVQKAEQDKATKDHQIRNLNDEIAHQDELINKLNKEKKMQGESNQKTGEELQAAEDKINHLNKVKAKLEQTLDELEDSLEREKKLRGDIEKSKRKVEGDLKLTQEAVSDLERNKKELEQTIQRKDKELSSITAKLEDEQVVVSKHQRQIKELQARIEELEEEVEAERQARAKAEKQRADLARELEELGERLEEAGGATSAQIELNKKREAELSKLRRDLEEANIQHESTLANLRKKHNDAIAEMAEQVDQLNKLKAKAEKEKNEYYGQLNDLRAGVDHITNEKAAQEKIAKQLQHTLNEVQSKLDETNRTLNDFDAAKKKLSIENSDLLRQLEEAESQVSQLSKIKISLTTQLEDTKRLADEEARERATLLGKFRNLEHDLDNLREQVEEEAEGKADLQRQLSKANAEAQIWRSKYESDGVARSEELEEAKRKLQARLAEAEETIESLNQKCIGLEKTKQRLSTEVEDLQLEVDRANAIANAAEKKQKAFDKIIGEWKLKVDDLAAELDASQKECRNYSTELFRLKGAYEEGQEQLEAVRRENKNLADEVKDLLDQIGEGGRNIHEIEKARKRLEAEKDELQAALEEAEAALEQEENKVLRAQLELSQVRQEIDRRIQEKEEEFENTRKNHQRALDSMQASLEAEAKGKAEALRMKKKLEADINELEIALDHANKANAEAQKNIKRYQQQLKDIQTALEEEQRARDDAREQLGISERRANALQNELEESRTLLEQADRGRRQAEQELADAHEQLNEVSAQNASISAAKRKLESELQTLHSDLDELLNEAKNSEEKAKKAMVDAARLADELRAEQDHAQTQEKLRKALEQQIKELQVRLDEAEANALKGGKKAIQKLEQRVRELENELDGEQRRHADAQKNLRKSERRVKELSFQSEEDRKNHERMQDLVDKLQQKIKTYKRQIEEAEEIAALNLAKFRKAQQELEEAEERADLAEQAISKFRAKGRAGSVGRGASPAPRAMSVRPQLDGMAFPPRFDLAPEDF